The genomic stretch CCGGCGAAGCCGTCAAGCGCGGCGAGGTGCTGGCCGAGATCGAGACCGACAAGGTGGTGCTGGAAGTCACGGCGCTGCAAGACGGCGTGCTGCAGAGCATTGCCAAGCAGGAAGGCGACACGGTGCTCAGCGAGGAAGTGCTGGGCGTCGTGGGCGAGGGAACGGGCGCCGCCCCGACCGCCGCCGCAGCCGCCACCACAGCCCCAGCCGGCACGCCGGCCACCGACCTGACGGCCGGCCCTGTCCCGACCGAGCAGAGCGCCGGGGGCACGGCCACCCACCCCGACGACCTGACGCGCGCGCCCGCCACCGAGCGCCGTGAAGACCTGTCGCCCGCCGTGCGTAAGATCATCACCGAGAAGGGCCTGAACCCCGGCGAAGTGCCTGCCACCGGCCCCAGGGGCAACATCACGAAAGCGGACGCGATGGGCGCCACCGCACCTGCGGCGGCTGCCCAGGCGACTCCCGCGGCCTCCAGCATTCAGCCCGCCGCCACCGTGCCCGCTGGGGCCCGCCCAGAGCAACGCGTACCCATGACGCGTATTCGCGCCCGCATCGCCGAACGCCTGAAGGAAGTGCAGAACACCGCCGCGCTGCTGACCACCTTCAACGAAGTGAACATGCAGCCCAGCATGGACTTGCGCAAGAAATACCAGGATCAGTTCGTGAAGAAGCACGGCGTGAAACTGGGCTTCATGAGCCTGTTCGTGCGCGCCGCCACCGAGGCCCTGAAGGCCTTCCCAGTCGTGAACGCCAGCGTGGACGGCAAGGAAGTCATTTACCACGGGTACTACGACGTGGGCATTGCCGTCGCTTCGGACCGTGGCCTGGTGGTGCCGATCCTGCGTGACACCGACGGGATGGGCCTGGCCGACATCGAGAAGGCCATTGCTGCCTACGCCGAGAAGGCCCGCAGCGGCAAGCTGACCATGGAGGACATGGCGGGCGGCACCTTCAGCATCACCAACGGCGGGACGTTCGGCAGCATGATGAGCACGCCCATCATCAACGCGCCGCAAAGCGCCATTCTGGGCATGCACAACATCATCGAGCGGCCCATCGCGCAAAACGGCCAGGTCGTGATTGCCCCGATGATGTACATCGCCCTGTCCTACGACCACCGCATCATCGACGGCAAGGAAGCGGTGCAGTTCCTGGTCATGGTGAAGAACCTGCTCGAAGACCCGGCCCGTTTGCTGCTTGACCTGTAAGCCGAATCCACAGGGAGCGGTCAGCCTTCAGCGGCTGGCCGTTTTCTTTTACGCTGGGCACGTGAATGTCCTGGAACTGATGCGGATGCAGGCCCGAACGCTGTACGAAGTGGATGAACAGCAGCGCCTACGCCGCGTTCCCGACCTGACCGCTCCCCAGACCGAATGGGAGCAGGCCCCACGTTTCTTTCTGGGCCGCACGCCAGCCGGAAACATCTGGCATGTCCGACATGACCTGCCCAGTGACCTCATGAATAAGCTGGACGCGCTGGGCCGCACCGAAACCCCGCTGCAAGCCGGTTCGGAACCCGGCCTGGCCGCGCAGGTTCGGGCGCTGCTGGGTGGGGGAGAGGAGTGGCGCGGCCCGGCATATCTGCTGCCCGCACAAGCCGGCATAGGGCAAACTGGAACAGGGCAGGCCTTAGAGATAACTCTGGAGACCGCGCACCTGCTTCTGCCGAACTTTCCCGGAACGGCAGAACGCGCCCGCAAAGGCCACAACGGCCCTTTTACGGCGGTGATCGAGCACGGGCAGGCGGTGGCGGTGTGTTCCAGCGTGCGCCAGAGCGGTGCCGCAGCCGAGGCGGGCGTGTTCACCCTGGAAGGGTGGCGGGGCCAGGGGTACGCCGCGCAGGTGACCGCCCTGTGGGCGAATCTGGTGCGGGCACAGGGCCGGCTGCCGCTCTACAGCACCAGCTGGGAGAACACCGCATCGCAGGCCATGGCGCACAGACTGAACGGGCAGTGGTTCGGGGAGGACTGGTCGATTAAATAGTGCCCAGCTAAATAGTGCCCAGCGCCTTCCCGACTTTCCCATAGGCTGCCAGCGCCTTTTCCAGGTCTTCTCTGGTGTGTTCGGCGGTGACGATGTTGCGGATGCGGGCCTGGCCCCGGGGCACGGTGGGGAAGCCCAGGCCCACGGCGAAAATGCCTTCGCGGAACAGTTGCCGGCTGGCCTCGAAGGCGGTTTCGGTTTCTCCGAACAGCACGGGCGTAATGGGCGTCTGGCTGCCCATGATGTCGAAGCCCAGGGTTTGCAGTTCGGCCTTGAAAAAGCGGGTGTTGTCCCACAGCCGCTCCATGAAACTGGGGTCGCTCTGCACCAGTTGCAGCGCGGCAGACAGGGCACCGACCACGGCGGGCGGCTGCGCGGTGGAAAACAGGTAAGGGCGGGCGCGGTTGATCAGGAGTTGCCGCAGATCGTGGTGGCCCGCCGCGTACCCGCCGACCACTCCCCAGGCTTTGCTGAGCGTGCCGACCTGAATCACGTCGTCGGCGTGGTCGAAACCGAAGTGGTGCACGGTGCCGCGCCCGGCCTCGCCCAGTACGCCAGACCCGTGCGCGTCGTCCACGTAGGTCACTGCACCGTACTTGCGAGCAATGGTGACGATCTCGTCCAGTCTGGCGATGTCGCCGTCCATGCTGAACACGCCGTCCGTGACGACCAGTTTCAGGCCGTCGGTGTCGTTTTCCTGCAGCACGCGCTCCAGATCCTGCATGTCGGCGTGCTTGAACACCTTCTTGGTGGCTTTCGCCAGGCGCAACCCGTCAATGATGCTGGCGTGGTTCAGTTCGTCGCTGACGACCAGATCGCCGTCTTTCAGCAGGGTGCCCAGTACGCCCTGGTTGGTGGTGAAGCCGCTTTGCAGCACCAGGGCGCTGCCGGTGTGCTTGAACTGGGCCAGTTGCTCCTCGAAGTCCTCGTGGATGCGCAGGGTGCCGGCGATGGTACGCACCGCCCCGGCCCCCGCGCCCCACTGGCGCAGGTACGCTTCGGCTTTCTCCTTCAGGGCGGGGTGGTCGGCGAACCCCAGATAATTGTTGCTGGCGAGGTTCACGACCTGCTGGCCGTCCACGCTGGTGCGGGCGCGGTTGGCCTGATCGAGCACGCGCGGGTGAATAAGCAGCCCGGAATCTTTCAGGCCGGTCAGTTCCGCCTGAAGCCGCTGGGACAGAGAAGTGGTCATGTTTCCAGTCTACGGTCAAGGTGGAGGGGCAACCGTCTGGCGGGCACAGCGCGCTCAGGCCGGGAAAACGCCTGGCGGGCCGACCTGCAACAAAAATGTAAGTCGGGACTTTTATAATCCCGTCAGGTTCCTGCCGTCTCGACCGGACGGCGTAGCACCCAAACGCGCAGTGCCCGATTGCGCCCCCTCCCGCAAGGACTCCCATGACTAATCCGGTTTACAACTTGATCGCTCAGGCCCTGACAGGCAGCGTGTCCTCCAGGGCCGCCGAGACCATGCTTCAGGCCGCCATGAAGGAAGCGGGGCTGTCCGCCGATTCGGTGACGCCCGCCGACATGCAAGACCTCCTGAACGGGCCGCTGCTGACGCGCCTGAGTGCCGCGCTGCCGCCCCAGCGTGCCCGCGAGGAAGTCACGCTGATTTCCCGGCAACTGGAGCGCAAGTACCCCAAGGCCCCCACGCTGTTCACGGACGTGGGGTCGCTGGCCGCCTGGGACGACACCATCATCTCGCCCATCAACCCGGTGCACGACGGCTTCGAACTTTCGGAGGACGATTTCGAGTTCGACGATCCGGATTTCGGCGGAACGCTGGAGCAGCGGGCCTTCGACCTGAACAGCGAGAAGGGCCAGGAGGAGTTGATTCAGCACCTGGGACGCATGCAGGGCGTGCAGAGCGTCATGATTTCCAGCCGCGCCGGGCAGGTGCTGAAGTTCAAGGCCATGCGTGACCCCAAGGGGCTAGGCAGCGTCATGACCGCTACGGCCCTGCTGTTTCAGAAACGGCAGCTGAAGCTGATGTCGGTGGATCTGGGGGCCCAGACAGTGTGTATGCGCCCGCTGGGGCCGTATAGCGTGGCGGTGGTGGCCGGCGCGCAGGTGAACGTGGGCCGCCTGCTGGCGGAGTTGCAGCAGGTCGAGGCGAGCGCGTGAGCCCAGGGCGGATGGGTGCGGCGCGGGGAGGTGCAGTGCAGCTGAGTACGGTGCAGGTGGGTGCAGCCCGGGCAGGCGTGCTGGCCCTGATGCTGGCCCTGAGTGCAGCAGGAACGGCCTCGGCCCAGAACCTCACGGCCTATAGCCGCCTGGCGCAGCAACTCGACGCGGCGGCGGCGGGGGCCGGCCAGGATTCGCTGGCCACCCTGAAGCAACTGGACGCCGCGCAGGCGGCCCTGAGCGAGTTGCAACCCACCCTCAGCAGTACCAAGTTGAGCGCGGCCTTGCAGGACACCCTGAATGCCGTTCGTGCCGCGCAGGCCCGCACGCCGGCAGAGTTGCAGGCGCAGGTGCAACTGGCGCGCGGCCTGATGCGCAAGGCGCTGTACGACCAGACCATGAACCTGCTGGCGACCACGCCGGCCAACGGAAGCGATCACCTGAAGCTGCTGGCCCGTGAACTGGACGTCGAGCCTGCCAGCGTGCAGACGGATGTGCAGGCCGGGCACCTGAACCGCGCGGCGTGGAAATTGCAGCAGTCCGCGACCGCGAAACTTCAGGCGGCGCTGGGAAGCGTGCAGGTCCAGCAATCGGGCGCGGCCTACCTGAACCTGGCGCGCGCGGCCGGCTGGTTCACGGTGGTGCAGGACGCAGCCCGCAGCGTCGACCCGCCTCTGAAACCCGAGCAGTTCAGCCTGGCGCTGACCCAGCTCTCGGGCGGGCAACTCGGGGAGCTTCAGGGCAGCCTGCGCAGCCTACGGGGCGGTGTGGCGGCCCTGAGCACTTCACTGAAGACCCCCGCTGCACAGACGGACAGCCCGGTGAAGGGGGTCGTCAACAGCAGCAAGCCGCCCGTCAGCGTGCCCCCGGTCACGCCCCCAGCCAAGCCTTCCCCGGCCACCCCTCCTGCGGCCACCCCAGGGGCGAATACAGGGGCGGCCACCGCGGCAAGTCTGCCCAGAACGGCGGGAGCCGACGCCGCCTATGCCAGCCTGGGCCGGGCGCTCTCGGCCACCACGCGTGCCGATCTGCCCGCCACCCGCCGCGCCCTGCAGGACGCCCTGACTGCCCTGACCAAAGCCCCCGCCGCCCTGAGGGGCGCGCCGGGCTACGGCGCCCTGGTGCAGCGCGTTAAGTTCATGGCCGGGCGCGCGGCCCTGCGGCCCGCCGACGTGCAGGCGCTGATCGGTGACCTGAGCACCCTGGAGGCGAGGCAGGCTGGCAAATCAGGGTCGGTCATGACGGCCCTGGCCAGCGGCACGGCCCTGGCGCTGGGCGGTGGGGTACGGGCCATGCTGGCGCTGCTGCTGGCGCTGGCGTGCGCCGCACCACTGTATCTGCTGAACCTGGCTTTCGGGGGCAAGAACCCTTTCTGGCGGGCCATCAGCGCGGCGCTGCTGCTGCTGCTGCTGCCCACCCTGGCCGAGGGTCTGCTGGGTTTCCTGGGCTGGCTGGGCGATACTCTGAACGTGCCCTTCCTGCGCGGCCTGCTGGCCCTGACGCCGGGCCAGAGTGCCTTCGGGGTACCGCTGCGTATGCTGGTCACCGCGCTGGCGCTGGGCCTGGCCACCTACGGTTTCCGGGGCCTGTGCGTGCAGTTCGGGCTGCTGGGGGGCCGCCGGCCCGCCGGCCCACGCCCGGCGCCGAAACCCAAGCAGCCTGACCAGACCAGTTTCGACTGGGACGAGGAACTCTGATGCCCATATCCCTCTTTGCCGCGCCTCACCGCCCTGAAGGGAGGCCCACATGATTCCGCAACCGCTCTACAAGATTCCCGTGAAGTTGCTGGGAGACCTGGCGTCCTCACGCGCGCTGGAAAAGGTGCTGCAAGACGCCGCCAGTTCACGCGGCCTGGCGCTGGAGTCGCTGGACGCCGACACGCTGGAAGACATCCTGAAAAAGGACGTGTACCGCCGCCTGCAACACACCGTGCCCGCCGTCCTGGCGAAAAAACGCGTCATGGAGGTGCTGAAGGAACTTCACAGCGTTCCCGAACCCGCGCCGCTGCGCACCACCGAGGTTCGGCTGGTGAACGACCCGGTGGCGCTGCTGGAAGAGAAAGCCAAGAAGTTCAACCTGTACTTCGACTGGCCGGAAACCCAGCGCCTGCGCAGCATCCTGGGGATCGCCAAGACTGAAGGCGCCGCCGGGCGCAGCGTGGAGTCGCTGGTGCAGGAAGGCAGCGGCCTGCTGGAGCAGATGGAACGCCGCCTGCAGGAGGGCCTGGTCGAGCAGGCGCAGGACCTGGCCGAGCTGAAAGCCACCTTCGGGCGCGTGCAGGGCATGGGCGGGCGCGACGTCAAGCGGTTGGAGAACCTGATCGGGCAGATCGACGAGGCGCAGGAGCAGGGCACGCTGCTGCCCGGTGAGGTGGAACGCGCCCGCAACATCACCTTCAAGCTGCGCAAGAGCCTGGAAAGCAGCGTGGTGGAGAGTGTCACCAGCGCGCAGGGGGTTCCGGACGCGGTCATTCAGGCCGAGGTGCAGGCGCGCGTGCAGGCGCTGGAACTGGAGCACGTCACGCGCCAGTTGGCCGACATTCAGCGTGATCACGCGGCGCTGCTGCGCGCCCGCCCCGACCTGAACGCCCAGAACGAGGAACTGCGGGCCCGCGTGAGCCTGGGCAGCGTGGCGGTGGAAGCCGTGCAGGACTGGCGCGCCGCCCTGGACGCGGCGCACCAGGACACCCTGGCGCAGCAACGCCAGGAACTCACGGCGCTGGAAGCGCAACTGGACGCCCTGCCCGACAGTACTGCCGGGCACGAGGTGCGCGTCACGCTGGACGTGGCGAGGCTGACCTTGCAGGAAGGCAGCCTGGCCACCGATGAACTGCTTGAACTGCGCGGCACCCTGAACGTGCTGGAGCACTCGCCGGAACTGGCGGCCCGCATCATGGAGCACCAGCGCGAACTGGCCGAGCTGGAACGCACCGCCCGCGAGGTGCCGGGCGCGGAGGAGGAACTGCGCCGCTCCATTACCGAGGCCCGCGAGGTGCTGGCCCGTGGGCAGGACGCCGAACTGGGGCCGCTGTGGGCAGTGCTGGAACGCTTCATGGGCGAGGCCGCGCAGCAACGCGAGAACTTCGACGCGCGGGCCGACCACGTGATCCGCGAGTACGACAGTGTGCGCTCGCTGGCCGGCGAAACCATTCAGCGCCTGGGCCGCCTGGCCGAAGCCCTGCGTGCGCAGCGCCGCCTGGGGCCGATGAGCGCCCAGGCCCGTGAACGCTACGCCCTGAGCCTCACCGACGCCGAGGCGCTGCTGGCTGAGGCCCGCGCCGAGTACCAGGCCGCGCAGGAAGTCACCGCGACTTTCGGGCAAGAC from Deinococcus fonticola encodes the following:
- a CDS encoding roadblock/LC7 domain-containing protein, coding for MTNPVYNLIAQALTGSVSSRAAETMLQAAMKEAGLSADSVTPADMQDLLNGPLLTRLSAALPPQRAREEVTLISRQLERKYPKAPTLFTDVGSLAAWDDTIISPINPVHDGFELSEDDFEFDDPDFGGTLEQRAFDLNSEKGQEELIQHLGRMQGVQSVMISSRAGQVLKFKAMRDPKGLGSVMTATALLFQKRQLKLMSVDLGAQTVCMRPLGPYSVAVVAGAQVNVGRLLAELQQVEASA
- a CDS encoding GNAT family N-acetyltransferase gives rise to the protein MNVLELMRMQARTLYEVDEQQRLRRVPDLTAPQTEWEQAPRFFLGRTPAGNIWHVRHDLPSDLMNKLDALGRTETPLQAGSEPGLAAQVRALLGGGEEWRGPAYLLPAQAGIGQTGTGQALEITLETAHLLLPNFPGTAERARKGHNGPFTAVIEHGQAVAVCSSVRQSGAAAEAGVFTLEGWRGQGYAAQVTALWANLVRAQGRLPLYSTSWENTASQAMAHRLNGQWFGEDWSIK
- the odhB gene encoding 2-oxoglutarate dehydrogenase complex dihydrolipoyllysine-residue succinyltransferase, which produces MAEIKVPVFSESVSEGTLLTWHKKPGEAVKRGEVLAEIETDKVVLEVTALQDGVLQSIAKQEGDTVLSEEVLGVVGEGTGAAPTAAAAATTAPAGTPATDLTAGPVPTEQSAGGTATHPDDLTRAPATERREDLSPAVRKIITEKGLNPGEVPATGPRGNITKADAMGATAPAAAAQATPAASSIQPAATVPAGARPEQRVPMTRIRARIAERLKEVQNTAALLTTFNEVNMQPSMDLRKKYQDQFVKKHGVKLGFMSLFVRAATEALKAFPVVNASVDGKEVIYHGYYDVGIAVASDRGLVVPILRDTDGMGLADIEKAIAAYAEKARSGKLTMEDMAGGTFSITNGGTFGSMMSTPIINAPQSAILGMHNIIERPIAQNGQVVIAPMMYIALSYDHRIIDGKEAVQFLVMVKNLLEDPARLLLDL
- a CDS encoding glycine C-acetyltransferase; translated protein: MTTSLSQRLQAELTGLKDSGLLIHPRVLDQANRARTSVDGQQVVNLASNNYLGFADHPALKEKAEAYLRQWGAGAGAVRTIAGTLRIHEDFEEQLAQFKHTGSALVLQSGFTTNQGVLGTLLKDGDLVVSDELNHASIIDGLRLAKATKKVFKHADMQDLERVLQENDTDGLKLVVTDGVFSMDGDIARLDEIVTIARKYGAVTYVDDAHGSGVLGEAGRGTVHHFGFDHADDVIQVGTLSKAWGVVGGYAAGHHDLRQLLINRARPYLFSTAQPPAVVGALSAALQLVQSDPSFMERLWDNTRFFKAELQTLGFDIMGSQTPITPVLFGETETAFEASRQLFREGIFAVGLGFPTVPRGQARIRNIVTAEHTREDLEKALAAYGKVGKALGTI